One Exiguobacterium sp. BMC-KP genomic window, CAGCTGTCGTCGCCGCTTTCGCAGTGAAGAAAGCCGTTGACAACAAACAACTTTCTGCCGAGGAAGCGCTCGAAATCACGAAACGCACATTTTCAGCAAAAGGACGTGTCCAAGGTGCATGGATCTCTGCAACACCAGAGGCTTACGCATATGAGTCACGTGACTACCAAAGCTACAAAGGTGGCATCTCGGT contains:
- a CDS encoding PepSY domain-containing protein, which codes for MKKRYWIIGLAAAVVAAFAVKKAVDNKQLSAEEALEITKRTFSAKGRVQGAWISATPEAYAYESRDYQSYKGGISVLEGDDEKTYQFTVDAETGALLEYA